In Yoonia sp. R2331, the following proteins share a genomic window:
- a CDS encoding TetR/AcrR family transcriptional regulator produces the protein MTDQDTLPGNTKVTRQDWLDAAQAILVSDGVERVKVLTLAQRLDVSRSSFYWYFQSRKELLTALLDHWIATNTKALVSHSHADQPTITAAICNVFICFIDEARFNNRLDFAVRDWARRSPDVRKVLRQSDDQRLDALATMFSRHGYTPEDSRIRARVLYYMQIGYTDADLQETTQERLDQVAQYIIAFTGKHASQGEMAQFRDTVLKLDQS, from the coding sequence ATGACAGATCAGGACACCCTTCCCGGCAATACCAAAGTCACCCGGCAGGACTGGCTTGATGCGGCGCAAGCGATCCTCGTCTCTGACGGGGTTGAACGGGTCAAAGTGCTGACACTCGCCCAACGTCTGGATGTCTCACGCTCCAGCTTTTACTGGTATTTCCAAAGCCGCAAGGAACTGCTGACCGCCCTGCTGGACCACTGGATTGCGACAAATACCAAGGCGCTGGTCAGTCACTCCCACGCGGACCAACCCACCATCACCGCCGCAATCTGCAACGTCTTTATCTGCTTCATAGATGAGGCGCGGTTCAACAACAGGCTCGACTTTGCAGTGCGCGACTGGGCGCGTCGGTCACCGGATGTGCGCAAGGTTCTGCGTCAGTCCGATGATCAACGTCTCGACGCGCTGGCAACGATGTTTTCACGTCACGGCTACACACCCGAAGACTCCCGTATTCGGGCGCGTGTGCTTTATTACATGCAAATCGGCTATACCGATGCCGACCTCCAGGAAACCACCCAGGAACGGCTGGATCAGGTCGCGCAATACATCATTGCGTTCACAGGAAAACACGCCTCACAGGGCGAAATGGCGCAGTTTCGCGACACCGTGCTGAAGCTGGACCAGTCTTAG
- a CDS encoding polysaccharide biosynthesis/export family protein — protein MKKILVLLFALLFANAAAAQDGYRVGPGDTLSIEVLEDPGLNRSVLVLPNGSITFPFAGSLPVRGKTPGQIGSIIASGIAAQFAQTPNVFVSVQQLRPRIPSSSGPAPDPTVDIFFLGEWASPGPKELDEGVTMLQAMAAGGGFTNFAAQKRIQLRRTNTQTGAVSTVIINYQAIADGSEVLRDIVLQDGDVLVAPERRLFE, from the coding sequence ATGAAAAAGATTCTCGTTCTACTTTTTGCGCTGCTTTTCGCGAATGCTGCAGCCGCGCAGGATGGATACCGCGTTGGCCCCGGCGACACGCTGTCGATCGAGGTGCTGGAAGATCCCGGTTTGAACCGGAGCGTTCTGGTGTTGCCGAACGGGTCGATCACATTCCCCTTTGCCGGTTCTCTGCCTGTGCGCGGTAAGACACCTGGCCAGATCGGATCGATCATCGCATCGGGTATCGCCGCGCAGTTCGCGCAAACGCCCAATGTCTTTGTCTCGGTTCAGCAGCTGCGTCCGCGCATTCCAAGTTCATCAGGCCCGGCACCGGACCCAACCGTCGATATCTTCTTCTTGGGCGAATGGGCGTCGCCCGGTCCAAAAGAGCTGGATGAAGGCGTGACCATGTTGCAGGCGATGGCCGCCGGTGGCGGGTTCACAAATTTCGCCGCCCAGAAGCGCATCCAATTGCGCCGTACAAACACACAAACAGGTGCGGTCAGCACAGTCATCATCAACTATCAGGCTATCGCAGATGGGTCCGAGGTTCTTCGGGATATCGTTCTGCAGGATGGTGATGTTCTTGTTGCGCCAGAGCGCCGGCTATTCGAGTAA
- a CDS encoding tetratricopeptide repeat protein, which produces MTNLMRPFAALLLCIFLVACDSVEDRAEKHFESAMALIEDGDFNRAEIEFRNVFELVPQHIEARTAYAQMLLDMNRGGAANAQYLRLAELLPEDPDPRRALTLLALESQNWDQLERHGTKLAELLPDDPVTEVAEVALSYRAASDAEDLAAQRQASEAAEALLDEFPDVSMLRFILIQQAMNEENVDSALAQMDALIEGRGDEVELQIMRLQMLGALNRREEIESSLIGLIEQFPEREEFLPALLQFYAGEGRMNDAVTYLRGYVDANPGELAPMNTLIELVAGAEGSEAAMAEIDRLLEAGENVTILATQRARIQFEGGDREGAIAAIEAVLAEVGTETEDPGTLEDINTAKVVLARMLLGTGNEVGARRLVEEVLASDTSNAAATKMQATWLIAEDNPDDAVTMLRAAIDNNPDDWEAMLLMADAFSRSGSHELARDFVSLAVDTSNNAPGPSLRFASLLVQEDRLILAEETLVDALRARPDDVELLVALGRVQVAREDWPRVEQIEDTLRRIGGDQALRVASGFEVARLAAQSQVEDAIGILEGLAASDGSIQSVAALVRARLANGEADTALEFAEESLSADPDNVGLQMIVASTKVGIGQVEEGRAMMEDMLAENDQLEAAWTTLIRIASLQGDKEQRDALMERATSAMPNSVALAWAQASVLTEEGDPEGAIEIYERVYDRASGSLLIANNLATLLANFREDPESLERAYTVARRLRGSEIPAFQDTYGWIAYRRGDPEEALPYLEDAAKGLPDDPSVLYHLGVVYQALEREADALRAFNDATQTEGSLAQFPEIALAQAEADKLIAAGVTPTE; this is translated from the coding sequence ATGACGAATTTGATGCGTCCGTTCGCAGCGCTGTTGCTGTGCATTTTTCTTGTTGCATGCGATAGCGTCGAGGATCGCGCAGAGAAGCATTTCGAAAGCGCGATGGCGCTGATCGAAGACGGTGACTTCAACCGCGCAGAAATCGAATTCCGAAACGTATTTGAATTGGTTCCGCAGCACATCGAAGCGCGCACAGCTTATGCGCAGATGCTGCTGGACATGAACCGCGGTGGGGCAGCGAACGCGCAATACTTGCGTTTGGCAGAACTGCTGCCCGAAGATCCCGACCCGCGCCGCGCTCTTACCTTGCTGGCGCTGGAGTCCCAGAATTGGGATCAGCTTGAGCGCCACGGCACCAAGCTGGCGGAACTGCTGCCGGACGATCCGGTTACAGAGGTTGCCGAGGTAGCGCTAAGTTATCGCGCGGCGAGCGATGCCGAAGATCTGGCGGCGCAGCGTCAAGCTTCAGAAGCCGCCGAAGCGTTGTTGGACGAATTTCCCGACGTTTCGATGCTGCGGTTCATTCTGATCCAGCAGGCGATGAATGAAGAAAACGTCGATTCGGCTTTAGCCCAGATGGATGCTTTGATTGAAGGGCGCGGCGACGAGGTCGAGCTGCAGATCATGCGCCTGCAGATGCTTGGTGCGTTGAATCGACGCGAAGAAATCGAATCCAGCCTGATCGGGCTGATCGAACAATTCCCAGAGCGCGAAGAATTCTTGCCCGCATTGCTGCAATTCTATGCTGGCGAAGGCAGGATGAACGATGCGGTTACCTACCTGCGCGGATATGTTGATGCCAATCCAGGCGAGTTGGCCCCGATGAACACCCTGATCGAATTGGTCGCAGGTGCCGAAGGATCAGAGGCCGCGATGGCGGAGATCGACCGGTTGCTGGAAGCTGGTGAGAACGTCACAATTCTGGCCACACAACGTGCACGTATCCAGTTCGAAGGTGGTGATCGCGAAGGTGCAATCGCAGCGATAGAGGCGGTTCTGGCAGAGGTCGGCACAGAGACTGAAGACCCCGGCACGTTGGAAGATATCAATACAGCAAAGGTTGTGCTGGCGCGTATGTTGTTGGGCACTGGCAACGAAGTCGGCGCACGGCGATTGGTGGAAGAGGTGCTTGCCTCGGACACGTCCAATGCAGCGGCGACCAAAATGCAAGCCACGTGGTTGATTGCAGAGGACAACCCCGATGACGCGGTGACAATGCTGCGTGCGGCGATCGACAATAATCCTGACGATTGGGAAGCCATGTTGCTGATGGCTGACGCCTTTAGTCGCAGCGGCAGCCACGAATTGGCACGCGATTTTGTATCGCTGGCAGTTGATACGTCGAACAATGCACCGGGGCCAAGCCTGCGGTTCGCGAGCCTTTTGGTCCAAGAGGATCGTCTGATCCTGGCCGAGGAAACGCTGGTGGATGCGTTGCGGGCACGTCCTGATGATGTGGAATTGCTGGTGGCGTTGGGCCGGGTGCAAGTCGCGCGCGAAGATTGGCCGCGTGTCGAACAGATCGAAGACACCCTGCGCCGGATCGGTGGGGATCAGGCACTGCGCGTGGCGTCCGGTTTTGAGGTAGCGCGTCTTGCGGCGCAGTCGCAGGTGGAAGATGCCATTGGTATCCTCGAAGGATTGGCCGCCAGTGATGGGTCGATCCAGTCGGTCGCGGCATTGGTGCGCGCCCGTCTTGCGAACGGCGAGGCGGACACCGCGCTGGAGTTCGCCGAAGAAAGTCTGAGCGCTGATCCGGACAATGTAGGCCTGCAGATGATTGTCGCCTCGACCAAGGTTGGCATCGGGCAAGTCGAAGAAGGCCGGGCGATGATGGAAGACATGTTGGCAGAAAATGACCAGTTGGAAGCCGCGTGGACCACGTTGATCCGTATTGCATCGCTGCAAGGCGACAAAGAACAGCGCGATGCGCTGATGGAACGGGCCACAAGTGCTATGCCCAATTCGGTGGCGCTCGCCTGGGCGCAGGCCAGTGTTTTGACCGAAGAGGGTGATCCCGAAGGCGCGATTGAAATCTACGAACGGGTCTATGACCGGGCATCGGGGTCGCTGTTGATCGCCAACAACCTTGCGACTTTGCTGGCTAATTTCCGGGAAGACCCCGAAAGTCTTGAGCGGGCCTATACCGTGGCGCGCCGTTTGCGCGGGTCCGAAATTCCGGCGTTTCAGGATACTTATGGCTGGATCGCCTATCGCCGCGGCGACCCAGAAGAGGCTTTGCCGTATCTGGAAGACGCAGCCAAGGGCCTGCCCGATGATCCATCGGTGCTGTACCACCTTGGCGTCGTCTATCAGGCGCTGGAACGCGAGGCGGACGCTTTGAGGGCGTTCAATGATGCGACCCAGACCGAGGGGAGCCTGGCTCAATTCCCGGAAATTGCCCTTGCTCAGGCCGAAGCAGACAAGCTGATTGCTGCTGGGGTGACACCGACGGAGTAG
- a CDS encoding sugar transferase: MSFHDDDLSSFRSSHKPVILSAIKSVTTASATDGAYARFVKPTFDFLIVLLFAPIILTIVGLSALIVALDGHNPFYAQERVGQGGRVFRLFKLRSMVPNADALLEAHLATNPDARLEWELNQKLRDDPRITRFGRLIRKTSIDEMPQFLNVLLGDMSLVGPRPFTVDQRSQYTGVRYFDMRPGLSGLWQISTRHDSEFVARAQFDDLYARSLSFAGDIRIMLRTLVAIARGTGC, translated from the coding sequence ATGTCGTTTCATGATGACGATCTTTCGAGTTTCCGATCGTCCCACAAACCGGTCATTCTTTCGGCCATCAAATCAGTCACTACTGCCAGTGCAACCGACGGTGCCTACGCGCGTTTTGTGAAGCCCACCTTCGATTTTCTGATCGTATTGCTGTTCGCACCTATCATCCTGACAATCGTTGGCCTGAGCGCCCTGATCGTTGCGCTTGATGGGCATAATCCGTTTTACGCGCAAGAACGCGTGGGGCAGGGCGGTCGTGTATTCCGCCTGTTTAAGTTGCGTTCAATGGTTCCGAACGCTGATGCGCTGCTGGAGGCACACCTTGCCACCAACCCTGATGCGCGTCTGGAGTGGGAATTGAACCAAAAGCTTCGGGATGATCCACGTATCACCCGTTTTGGTCGCCTGATCCGCAAGACTTCGATTGACGAAATGCCGCAGTTTCTGAACGTGCTGCTGGGTGACATGTCCCTTGTTGGGCCGCGTCCGTTTACCGTTGATCAGCGGTCGCAGTATACAGGAGTGCGCTACTTCGACATGCGGCCGGGTCTGTCGGGCCTTTGGCAGATTTCGACCCGTCACGACAGCGAGTTTGTCGCACGTGCACAATTTGATGATCTCTACGCGAGAAGCTTGTCCTTTGCGGGCGACATTCGCATTATGCTTCGGACACTGGTTGCCATCGCCCGCGGGACTGGCTGCTAA
- a CDS encoding ExeA family protein, with amino-acid sequence MIGLAKTDDTENATIWSKLFGRKGNSLLAPQPDPPAFRSARAPDDDDGNAADDTEPVGDFFSTGFGLKRRAFTLLPDPDFLYWSPGHKRAYSVLEYGIMTRAPITVITGDVGAGKTTLLQALLERVSDDTIVGLISNAHGNRGDLLRWALSALDVPSPREANYVETFQILQNFLVENYASGKYAILVIDEAQQLSPEGLEELRMLTNINTRTDELLQLVLIGQPELREVISRPEMRQFAQRIMASFHLGPMDADTTSAYIRHRLEHAGGSGDQITDSAAALVYKHTGGIPRLINKLCDFAIVYAATAEQTVIDKTIVQSVMNDGLLQGVTSDSPDEG; translated from the coding sequence ATGATCGGCTTGGCCAAGACCGACGACACCGAAAACGCGACCATCTGGTCCAAGCTGTTTGGGCGCAAAGGCAACAGTTTACTGGCGCCACAGCCAGACCCACCCGCGTTTCGGAGCGCGCGTGCGCCCGATGACGATGACGGCAACGCAGCCGATGACACCGAACCTGTAGGCGACTTCTTTTCCACAGGCTTTGGGCTGAAGCGTCGTGCCTTCACGCTCTTGCCCGATCCAGATTTTCTCTATTGGAGCCCGGGACACAAACGCGCCTATTCTGTACTTGAATATGGGATCATGACCCGTGCGCCGATCACCGTGATCACCGGTGATGTGGGCGCGGGCAAAACCACATTATTGCAGGCCCTGCTGGAACGGGTCTCTGACGACACGATTGTGGGCCTCATCTCGAATGCCCATGGCAACCGTGGTGATTTGCTGCGCTGGGCGCTATCTGCCCTCGACGTGCCCAGCCCGCGCGAAGCCAACTACGTGGAAACCTTCCAGATTCTGCAGAATTTTCTGGTCGAGAACTACGCCTCAGGCAAATACGCAATCCTCGTGATCGACGAAGCCCAACAGCTTAGCCCAGAGGGCCTGGAAGAATTGCGGATGCTGACCAACATCAACACCCGCACCGACGAGTTGCTGCAACTCGTCCTGATTGGACAGCCAGAACTGCGCGAGGTGATCTCGCGCCCCGAAATGCGTCAGTTCGCACAGCGGATCATGGCGTCATTCCACCTTGGTCCGATGGATGCCGACACAACCTCAGCCTATATCCGGCACAGGTTGGAACACGCCGGCGGATCAGGTGATCAGATCACCGATAGCGCGGCGGCACTTGTGTACAAACATACCGGTGGCATCCCCCGTCTGATCAACAAATTATGTGATTTTGCAATTGTTTATGCAGCAACGGCCGAACAAACGGTCATCGACAAAACCATCGTTCAAAGTGTGATGAACGATGGCTTGCTGCAAGGTGTAACGTCCGACAGTCCGGACGAGGGTTAG
- a CDS encoding GumC family protein — protein sequence MGALVRFYWSLFLRRLPVMAVLFILFSVAGLATAWRLPPTYEASARLIVETPQIPDELAASTVRISATEEIEFIRQRLFTRTNLLEIQQRLNVLADTSNMSPDQIVSEMRRRTDIRSFQSGSGGGRGSARPTLVTVKFEARDGRIAANVVNEFVTRIIDENVSLRTDTAEDTLDFFSQEVERLTRELDDRSSAISEFQRENSDALPSDLSFRQQRLSLLEERIATSERERTNLNEQKERIQTAFERTGGRPVQQQNSTEQRQLASLRTQLRQALTVYSETNPNVVSLRNQIELLEAQLAAEQAQPVQTNNAAELVFELQLSEIDSRVERINEEITRTQLQIADLTESISRTPGVAVTLDALQRDYENVRSQYDRSVASLARANMGERIELTSRGQRLLLIEAARAPDEPSSPNRPRVAMMGIALGLGSAAAFFALLELINRTIRRPVELTNALGITPIATIPFIESRGGRIARRSFKLLAILVLIVAILASIYVVDTYYMPIELIVQKIMRRVGL from the coding sequence ATGGGTGCACTTGTTCGGTTCTATTGGTCGCTGTTTCTGCGCCGCTTGCCTGTCATGGCAGTCCTCTTCATCCTCTTCTCTGTCGCAGGCCTTGCTACCGCCTGGCGCCTCCCCCCCACTTACGAAGCCTCGGCCCGGCTGATCGTCGAAACCCCGCAAATCCCCGATGAACTCGCCGCTTCAACTGTCCGCATCTCGGCCACCGAAGAAATCGAATTCATCCGCCAGCGGCTTTTTACCCGCACCAACCTTCTGGAAATTCAGCAGCGGTTGAACGTGCTGGCCGACACCAGCAACATGTCCCCTGACCAGATCGTGTCAGAGATGCGCAGACGCACTGACATCCGCAGCTTTCAAAGCGGGTCAGGTGGCGGTCGCGGCAGCGCGCGCCCAACGCTAGTGACGGTCAAATTCGAAGCCCGCGATGGCCGGATTGCGGCCAACGTTGTAAATGAATTCGTAACCCGCATCATTGACGAAAACGTTAGCCTGCGGACCGACACCGCCGAAGATACGCTCGACTTTTTCTCGCAAGAGGTCGAGCGCCTGACCAGAGAGCTGGATGACCGTAGTTCCGCGATCTCCGAATTCCAACGCGAAAACAGCGATGCGCTTCCCAGCGATCTGTCGTTCCGCCAACAGCGCCTGTCCCTGCTCGAAGAACGCATTGCGACCTCTGAACGCGAACGCACCAATCTGAACGAACAGAAAGAGCGTATTCAAACCGCATTCGAACGCACCGGCGGCCGCCCTGTTCAGCAGCAAAACTCCACCGAACAGCGCCAACTCGCCTCGTTGCGCACGCAGTTGCGTCAGGCGTTGACCGTCTATTCAGAGACCAACCCAAATGTTGTCTCGCTGCGCAATCAGATTGAATTGCTCGAGGCGCAGCTGGCCGCCGAGCAAGCGCAACCGGTGCAAACCAATAACGCCGCAGAACTGGTGTTCGAACTTCAACTGTCCGAAATCGACTCGCGTGTTGAACGCATCAATGAAGAAATCACGCGCACCCAGCTGCAGATTGCCGACCTGACCGAGAGCATTTCTCGCACCCCCGGAGTGGCCGTGACACTAGATGCGCTTCAACGTGACTACGAAAATGTTCGGTCCCAATATGACCGTTCAGTGGCCAGCTTGGCGCGTGCCAACATGGGTGAGCGGATCGAGTTGACCTCGCGCGGCCAGCGCCTGCTGTTGATCGAAGCGGCGCGCGCGCCCGATGAACCCAGCAGCCCCAACAGACCACGTGTTGCGATGATGGGCATCGCACTTGGCCTGGGTTCCGCTGCGGCCTTCTTTGCACTGCTGGAACTGATCAATCGCACGATCCGTCGCCCGGTTGAACTGACGAATGCTTTGGGCATCACACCAATCGCCACGATTCCCTTTATCGAAAGCCGGGGTGGCCGCATCGCGCGCCGCTCCTTCAAGCTTCTGGCGATATTGGTGCTGATCGTCGCCATTCTCGCCAGTATCTATGTGGTCGACACTTACTACATGCCGATCGAACTAATCGTGCAAAAAATCATGCGCAGGGTTGGGTTGTGA
- a CDS encoding CpsD/CapB family tyrosine-protein kinase, which yields MEKLQKAIAEARKSRAGASTGKTAGAPGRGKPQGATSERGETLWDDIKQMNPDARHMTRNRIVSHKADTASSSFDVLRTKVMQQMQQNGWKRLMITSPMPGCGKTTLAANLAYGVSRQGAKSAILMEFDLRKPNLSNILGVKPNHDIRDVLTGQVSFQDQALRIGQNVAVSMASRRSADPTRYLTSDETQHQLRAIEEAYDPDMMIFDMPPLLVNDDARSFLPYTDCVLLVARAESSTSKQIDVCEKEVAEQTNVVGVVLNHCRFVDETQGYGYGGY from the coding sequence ATGGAAAAGCTGCAAAAAGCGATTGCCGAAGCGCGCAAATCCCGCGCTGGTGCCAGCACTGGCAAAACCGCCGGTGCGCCTGGACGGGGCAAACCGCAAGGCGCTACGTCAGAGCGTGGTGAAACGCTGTGGGACGACATCAAGCAGATGAACCCTGACGCGCGGCACATGACTCGCAACCGGATCGTGTCGCACAAGGCCGATACTGCGTCGTCCTCCTTTGACGTGCTGCGCACCAAGGTGATGCAACAGATGCAGCAAAACGGCTGGAAACGCCTGATGATCACCTCACCGATGCCCGGATGTGGCAAGACGACATTGGCCGCCAACCTCGCCTATGGTGTCTCTCGGCAAGGTGCGAAATCCGCGATTCTGATGGAATTTGACCTGCGCAAACCAAACCTGTCCAACATTCTTGGGGTCAAACCCAATCACGACATCCGTGACGTATTGACAGGGCAAGTCTCGTTTCAGGATCAGGCCTTGCGGATCGGTCAAAACGTCGCTGTTTCAATGGCATCGCGCCGATCGGCGGACCCAACCCGCTATCTGACCAGTGATGAAACGCAACACCAGCTGCGCGCCATCGAAGAGGCATATGACCCCGACATGATGATCTTTGACATGCCGCCATTGCTGGTCAACGACGATGCCCGGTCATTCCTGCCCTATACCGATTGTGTGCTGCTGGTAGCTCGCGCCGAATCCTCGACCAGCAAACAAATCGACGTCTGCGAAAAAGAAGTGGCAGAGCAGACAAACGTGGTCGGTGTCGTGCTGAACCATTGCCGGTTCGTGGACGAGACCCAAGGCTACGGATACGGCGGCTACTGA
- the rfbA gene encoding glucose-1-phosphate thymidylyltransferase RfbA: MTQRKGIILAGGSGTRLYPMTLAVSKQLLPVYDKPMIFYPLSILMLAGIREIAMITTPQDQAQFQRLMGDGSQWGISLTWIVQPSPDGLAQAYVLAEDFLDGAPSAMVLGDNIFFGHGLPDSLQKADLQAEGGTVFGYRVSDPERYGVVDFEGDTVKAIIEKPEVAPSPYAVTGLYFLDGSAPERARAVKPSARGELEIVTLLEMYLNDGLLTVEKMGRGFAWLDTGTHASLLDAGNFVRTLQDRQGLQTGSPEEIAYEAGWIDDAALEARADMFGKNTYGAYLRGLLRQ; this comes from the coding sequence ATGACGCAGCGCAAGGGGATCATCCTCGCCGGTGGGTCCGGCACGCGGCTTTATCCGATGACGCTTGCGGTGTCGAAGCAGCTTTTGCCGGTGTATGACAAGCCGATGATCTTTTACCCGCTCAGCATCCTAATGCTGGCCGGGATACGCGAGATTGCGATGATTACAACGCCACAAGATCAGGCTCAATTTCAGAGACTTATGGGTGATGGATCGCAATGGGGGATCAGCCTGACCTGGATTGTACAGCCCAGCCCTGATGGGCTTGCACAGGCCTATGTACTGGCCGAAGACTTTCTGGATGGCGCGCCCAGTGCGATGGTTCTGGGGGACAATATCTTTTTTGGGCATGGATTGCCCGATAGCCTGCAAAAGGCCGATCTACAGGCTGAAGGCGGCACGGTTTTTGGCTACCGCGTGTCTGATCCTGAACGTTATGGCGTCGTCGATTTTGAGGGCGATACGGTCAAGGCAATCATCGAAAAGCCCGAGGTCGCGCCGTCACCCTATGCGGTAACGGGCTTGTACTTTCTGGACGGCAGTGCGCCGGAACGTGCGCGCGCGGTCAAACCGTCGGCACGTGGCGAGCTGGAGATTGTTACGCTGCTGGAAATGTACCTAAACGACGGGCTGCTAACGGTCGAAAAGATGGGTCGCGGCTTTGCTTGGCTGGATACGGGCACACATGCGTCACTGCTGGACGCAGGGAATTTTGTGCGCACTTTGCAGGATCGGCAGGGACTGCAGACTGGATCACCTGAAGAGATCGCCTATGAGGCGGGCTGGATTGATGATGCAGCGCTGGAGGCGCGCGCAGACATGTTCGGCAAGAACACCTATGGTGCCTATCTGCGCGGTCTTTTGCGTCAGTAG
- the rfbD gene encoding dTDP-4-dehydrorhamnose reductase — translation MSVLVFGRSGQVALALGRLGADCVGRETLDLAEPDPIAELIAARAPNAVINAAAYTAVDRAEEDEALATAINATAPGHMAAACAARDVPFLHISTDYVFDGSGHAPWAPDAATGPLGAYGRSKLAGEVAVRAAGGRAVILRTAAVFSADGANFVKTMLRLGATRDALNVVADQVTGPTPADAIAAACLEIAAQLDDARKVGTYHFSGQPSTSWADFARAVFAASGQRVTVTDIPSSAYPTPAKRPSNSRLDCATLTDTFGIRPPAWKPALARVVAEVMEADA, via the coding sequence ATGAGTGTGCTGGTGTTCGGACGCTCCGGTCAGGTGGCGCTGGCGCTGGGGCGTTTGGGCGCAGATTGCGTGGGTCGCGAAACGCTGGATCTGGCAGAGCCTGACCCGATTGCAGAGTTGATCGCTGCGCGTGCGCCAAATGCGGTGATCAATGCTGCGGCCTACACGGCTGTGGACCGGGCCGAAGAAGACGAGGCGCTTGCGACGGCGATCAACGCAACGGCACCCGGCCATATGGCGGCAGCCTGTGCGGCGCGCGACGTCCCGTTTTTGCATATCTCGACCGATTATGTGTTTGATGGCAGTGGTCACGCGCCTTGGGCGCCGGATGCGGCGACCGGCCCGCTGGGTGCCTATGGCCGCAGCAAGCTGGCGGGCGAAGTTGCTGTGCGCGCGGCGGGCGGGCGGGCAGTGATCTTGCGCACGGCGGCTGTCTTTTCCGCCGATGGTGCGAATTTCGTGAAGACGATGCTGCGGTTGGGGGCCACGCGCGATGCGCTGAATGTGGTGGCTGATCAAGTGACTGGTCCAACGCCCGCAGATGCGATTGCGGCGGCCTGTCTGGAGATTGCCGCGCAGTTGGATGATGCGCGCAAAGTGGGCACCTATCATTTCAGCGGCCAGCCCAGCACCTCTTGGGCGGATTTCGCCCGCGCGGTGTTTGCGGCAAGCGGCCAGCGGGTGACCGTGACGGATATTCCCAGCAGTGCCTATCCGACACCGGCAAAGCGGCCGTCCAATTCAAGGCTTGATTGCGCCACGTTGACGGACACTTTCGGGATTAGACCACCTGCATGGAAACCAGCGTTGGCGCGGGTTGTGGCAGAGGTAATGGAGGCAGACGCATGA